Within the Candidatus Woesearchaeota archaeon genome, the region TACCTTGCAAGAACCAAGCAGCAGAAGTACAACAACATTGTTTATCTGGGCATTATTTCCGGAATTGTCAGCAGCGTAATTTTTGCATATCTGTTCAGCATGATTGCCGGAGGATTTGAAGGCGTCGCTGAGCAGGTTTTTGAAGGCGCAACCATGGTTATAGGCGCTGCACTGTTGACATTCATGATATTCTGGATGATGAAGCAAAAAAATGTTTCTGCATCCTATCACAAAAGGATGCAGCGCAGCATTGAGGCAGGGGCATCCTTCGGCCTGTTCACTGTGGGATTTATCTCAATCCTGAGAGAAGGCGTTGAAACAGTAATTTTCCTGAACGCGGCACGGTTCGCCGCAGGCTCCACCAGCATTCTCGGCGCATTTCTTGGCATAATTGCAGCAATTGTCCTGGGCTATGTTGTCTTCACAGGCATGGCAAAAGTCAGCGTAAAAAGATTTTTCAATGTTTCGAGCATTGTCCTTGTGCTGTTTGCAGCTGGGCTTGTGTCCCACGGCATACATGAATTCCAGGAAGCAGGCGTCATCCCAGTATTGCATGGCCAGGCATGGGACATCAATCCCCTGCTCAACCCGGATGGAAGTTTCCCATGGCTGCATGAGGAGGGCATAATTGGCAGCATCCTGAAGGGACTGTTCGGATACAATGGGAACCCAAGCATACTCGAAGTCATGAGTTATGGTGTGTACCTGGGAGGCATCTTTATCATTTACAACAAAATGAACAGGATAAGCTCAGTTCCCGACAAATCTTGAGTATAGGCTCCTTGCATGTTTTTCGTCCCTGGCAGAAACCAGGGCCCTTCCATTCCTGAATAGGGTGAGATGCCCAAAGCTTATGCATTGGCCAAAATCCCTGAAGCCTTTTTTTCGCGATAAAGCCTTCTTGATGGCATTGAATTTTGCCGGGCTGAGCTTTCCGTGGATTTGAAATGTATTCCTGCTGCACAATTTGACAGCGCGCGTCGTGGCCTTGCCGGAAAGGTAATCGTATTTTCCAGAACAGGCATTGCATCCTTTCCTGAAATTGACCTTTATCCTCAGCAAATCATTGCTTTTGAGGTTAAAGCGGACCATGTCTGTGCTGGCCTTGCCATTTGAAACTATTTTTTCTGCTTCAGATGCCTGGTAAGCGGAGGTTATCATCGCTGCCTGAAACATAATACCCAAAGTCTCGCATGTTTCTGCATTGGATGGGCGGCCAAGTGCACATTCAAGGCACGGGCCGCCAGGCAAGATGCTCATTGCAGTGCCTATCCGGCCTGCTGCGGCAGAATAGATCCATGGAATCTTGTTCTTTCTGCAATAATCATTTATCAGAAACCGGGTTTCAAGGTTGTCTGTGCAGTCAAGAATCAGGTCATGCCCTTCCAAAATATGGATATTCCCAGATGTCAGGTCAGCCACAATCGGAAGGCTTTTGCACCGAGGATTGATTTCTGCCAGGTGTTCCGAGGCAGCCAATGCCTTTGGCTTGCTCAAATCCGTTGAGCTGTACAACAACTGCTTTGCGAGGTTGTGTTTTTCCACAATGTCGCGGTCAATAAGGGTGAGCTTCTTAAGGCTGAATTTAGCAACATGTCCGGCTGCCAGGCACCCCAGGGTTCCAAGGCCTACAATCGCGATTCTTGCCTGATTCTCAAATTTTGCCATTGATTTCATGAATATGAAAGTTAAATATTATGCATTATATGTTG harbors:
- a CDS encoding FTR1 family protein; the protein is MLTSFLIMFRESLEASLIVGIILGYLARTKQQKYNNIVYLGIISGIVSSVIFAYLFSMIAGGFEGVAEQVFEGATMVIGAALLTFMIFWMMKQKNVSASYHKRMQRSIEAGASFGLFTVGFISILREGVETVIFLNAARFAAGSTSILGAFLGIIAAIVLGYVVFTGMAKVSVKRFFNVSSIVLVLFAAGLVSHGIHEFQEAGVIPVLHGQAWDINPLLNPDGSFPWLHEEGIIGSILKGLFGYNGNPSILEVMSYGVYLGGIFIIYNKMNRISSVPDKS
- a CDS encoding ThiF family adenylyltransferase — translated: MAKFENQARIAIVGLGTLGCLAAGHVAKFSLKKLTLIDRDIVEKHNLAKQLLYSSTDLSKPKALAASEHLAEINPRCKSLPIVADLTSGNIHILEGHDLILDCTDNLETRFLINDYCRKNKIPWIYSAAAGRIGTAMSILPGGPCLECALGRPSNAETCETLGIMFQAAMITSAYQASEAEKIVSNGKASTDMVRFNLKSNDLLRIKVNFRKGCNACSGKYDYLSGKATTRAVKLCSRNTFQIHGKLSPAKFNAIKKALSRKKGFRDFGQCISFGHLTLFRNGRALVSARDEKHARSLYSRFVGN